In Scophthalmus maximus strain ysfricsl-2021 chromosome 5, ASM2237912v1, whole genome shotgun sequence, a single window of DNA contains:
- the ctps1a gene encoding CTP synthase 1, whose product MMKYILVTGGVISGIGKGIIASSVGTILKSCGLHVTAIKIDPYINIDAGTFSPYEHGEVFVLDDGGEVDLDLGNYERFLDIRLTKDNNLTTGKIYQSVINKERRGDYLGKTVQVVPHITDAIQEWVVKQATVPVDDDGVEPQVCVIELGGTVGDIESMPFIEAFRQFQFKVKRENFCNIHVSLVPQPSATGEQKTKPTQNSVRELRGLGLSPDLIMCRCSTALENSVKEKISMFCHVEPKQVICVQDVSSIYRVPLLLEDQGVVSYLSRRLNMPIDARPRKMLTKWKEMSDRSDRLLEHCSIALVGKYTKFSDSYASVIKALEHSALAISHKLEVKYIDSACLEPGTLQEEPVKYHEAWQKLCSADGILVPGGFGVRGTEGKIHAINWARIQKKPFLGVCLGMQLAVCEFARSTLGWKDANSTEFDPDSKHPVVIDMPEHNPGQMGGTMRLGKRRTIFTNDTSVLRKLYGDADYVEERHRHRFEVNPELKSHFEEKGFRFVGQDVEGERMEVIELDDHPYFIGVQYHPEFTSRPIKPSPPYLGLLLAAAGKLQSYLQKGCRMSPRDTYSDRSGSSSPDSDISELKMPSISSE is encoded by the exons ATGATGAAGTACATCCTGGTAACCGGAGGGGTCATCTCCGGCATTGGCAAGGGCATCATCGCCAGCAGCGTGGGCACGATCCTGAAGTCGTGCGGCCTACACGTGACGGCCATCAAGATCGACCCTTACATCAACATAGACGCGGGCACATTCTCACCCTATGAGCACG GTGAAGTGTTCGTGCTGGATGATGGGGGAGAGGTGGACTTGGATCTGGGGAACTATGAACGCTTCCTTGACATCCGGCTGACCAAAGATAACAACCTGACCACTGGCAAGATCTATCAGTCTGTCATcaacaaggagaggaggggagactACCTGGGCAAAACAGTGCAGG TGGTGCCACACATCACAGACGCCATCCAGGAATGGGTTGTGAAACAGGCAACGGTGCCAGTTGACGACGACGGTGTGGAACCTCAAGTTTGTGTGATCGAG TTAGGAGGCACCGTGGGAGACATTGAGAGCATGCCCTTCATTGAAGCCTTCAGGCAGTTCCAGTTTAAAGTGAAGAGGGAGAACTTCTGTAACATCCACGTCAGTCTGGTACCGCAG CCCAGTGCAACAGGAGAGCAAAAGACCAAACCGACACAGAACAGTGTCAGAGAGCTGAGAGGACTGGGTTTGTCCCCTGATCTG ATCATGTGTCGCTGTTCCACCGCTCTGGAGAactctgtgaaagaaaaaatctcaaTGTTTTGCCACGTAGAACCCAAACAG GTCATCTGTGTGCAGGACGTGTCGTCCATCTACCGGGTGCCGTTACTGCTGGAGGATCAGGGTGTGGTGAGCTACCTGAGCCGGAGGCTGAATATGCCCATAGACGCCAGGCCCAGGAAAATGCTGACAAAATGGAAGGAGATGTCTGACAG GTCAGACAGGCTGCTAGAGCACTGCTCCATAGCACTGGTCGGCAAGTACACCAAGTTCTCAGACTCCTACGCTTCTGTCATCAAGGCCCTGGAGCACTCGGCCCTGGCCATCAGTCACAAACTGGAGGTTAAG TATATAGACTCAGCTTGTTTGGAGCCAGGCACTCTGCAGGAGGAGCCAGTGAAATACCACGAGGCTTGGCAGAAACTCTGCAGCGCCGA TGGAATCCTGGTTCCAGGAGGTTTTGGTGTCAGAGGAACTGAAGGAAAGATTCATGCTATCAACTGGGCCAGGATACAGAAGAAACCGTTTCTTG gtgtgtgtctaGGAATGCAGTTGGCCGTATGTGAATTTGCCAGAAGCACACTTGGCTGGAAAG ACGCCAACTCAACAGAATTTGACCCAGACTCGAAGCATCCTGTG GTGATCGATATGCCAGAACACAACCCCGGGCAAATGGGTGGGACAATGAGACTAGGCAAGAGGCGGACCATTTTCACGAATGACACCAGTGTATTGC GCAAGCTTTATGGAGACGCAGACTATGTGGAGGAAAGGCACAGACATCGCTTTGAG GTCAATCCTGAGCTGAAGAGTCACTTTGAAGAGAAGGGTTTCCGCTTTGTAGGTCAAGATGTGGAAGGAGAAAGAATGGAGGTCATAGAATTAGATG ATCATCCATATTTTATAGGAGTGCAGTACCACCCAGAGTTCACCTCTCGCCCCATAAAACCATCACCTCCTTATCTTGGTTTGTTGCTGGCTGCTGCCGGAAAGCTGCAGAGTTACTTACAGAAGGGCTGCCGAATGTCTCCACG GGACACATATAGCGACCGGAGTGGCAGCAGCTCACCGGACTCGGACATATCGGAACTGAAAATGCCTTCCATCTCAAGTGAATGA